In the Wyeomyia smithii strain HCP4-BCI-WySm-NY-G18 chromosome 2, ASM2978416v1, whole genome shotgun sequence genome, one interval contains:
- the LOC129721639 gene encoding probable WRKY transcription factor protein 1 isoform X1, giving the protein MAPGANSNNNHNRQTGTKPKTKSSKKNAVPREVVAPTRRDLQQQLNVLVDWATVSGVTEAAVNSQQQPGTGVGVSSSQQNFLLKPRNNRTPGEGTCYEIDNLALQDNSRYIPVRPIVRRNLLSESAGIESGEQHNTAVGVVIPTTPNSALQTFRLNDPTGASSGGINNLINNTGSQKHIFNPFQQQQQQQQQLHQQQLRASPLSSRVPDGASQNQLNLNKNSNQQQQQLQQQQQQQQLYGVGAIGGGGATSRVNFEDKLNQIQEYIKLTTNLISSVQIDNSLSQRKQSQEGGKQNNTVTGMGDQSCYFMPINSTSLESVPNSDSELNGPRPQSVQSICTNNSTTPVQTPSYDELRYRVEGQSKNMQALKEQQAHLLRLQQAARQQLQEMEAIRNQTAASAVPLENFESVEQVQEGISGVMERMRVLATFIQNQQELGNLLGGDNDDVLNEQVMLQQKFQELRHKKAQMHNLVSELQNLNVEASRHFETVAPAAGVERNVPIELTNAPAPAADMKKATKTFNQNNVDHTMLNGTRGGSITPKVENMINNTAEGINEDEDEEEEAEAIAGTADMLNEKINEINAMKSQLRRLKEMMDTVKLIEMKTGDSANEEEDVPEENDDNADTDENSRSPSVASQISDQAGAAGGPTDKRREQLNQRVEALHAMTRDLREQAKSIAAERDALKVSRSEIQKRRNNVAELQHQAETQTAEKLTNHVASLVSSLPAGPKEREQMALKAELEQKRRELERIEKMTHNIKKNTELSQRNTEVAPPKVSSVSSAGSLQSPSHPPVIPPPPTSSAVNNTSASNATNHSKNSADSGVTDIFANAQLESGSYQSSSTRSLNMVPPMPDICNRADRYHRKSEEVSASAARTSPWPAHLFGGSGGVGPSSSNTGPQSPHPFPPFVGSDIQVSSAYPAYNVYPNYSNLLPPHTPNSAPPPPDPLMFQHFMQTQQMLMNLITQCNQLLWIQQREINNLNNAVLLLQERILANGNTSILLNDIHVPGAAAHIRAESTPPNNSLNSAGTLSGSVYSRARSEQPSMNHPQTPSSPYQTLPSNTLQHASYGGLGGNSTGQFHPFTPTTSHQSNAQFSINQQIQRNNTNISNANAAGSVNSSSSTQRNYRNLRHVNINTANNAIYEQQQQQQPLYSHQVSLQQHSNNFMNLNNPLQQTGAGNDDTNLQQQHYNNISVAAGGSGNLGPSNMINNLANGPTTTMQTGGALQQPPPCLNNLNNSSNNSNASQQTQALNNQVLPGVRANNYWDNFRSYSRQNLLSSNSCKSNEDSCTPSSGSCTNNINNQIQRNSNTNNYNNNAATGNTCSSIGQNANNKYPSNFNRNNSLSNVNQQAISDVGSNPHQPNMSHHQQTQQHYAALPSSQQQQLQQQPTQQQQQHQDSASFQQIPQTMFHQQQAQQQQQQQQQQQQQQQSQQHQNHHTPLNQSNSLDLSELQFHTNPINLGLANKSNHPKGSGHKKYPLSLRSCRDGSNSSGEVSSNFYAVGAHADMISDLNLATASNYQHDSKSSSKLFEALKENVYQEVKNLITANESRPHFLIQLFRELQLISSDPLRQRTLQSIQDLYNRYIETTLQQEQQEGHVNNIGSNNLLSSVAVPASVSGTVQNAESVVGGQQPVAAENLEVVEMEVSQNFTNARSQQQQQVAAAVYHFVPAAESTPNVANVTASSSGTNEGILGNELEAGELGVPSSEIISIIMGDIVSVINSVDYINDSVLCKIAGVICNHATGAPNGLFQSAQGQQQKTPERLLANPMLGPSMAAFLAQNDADFISREDFLRHLESWNRTDKDEFISNLENLLNNILLRSSAAEGDAAMVSSSNMNGDEEGQMRAQMQHQQQQQHLHDSLSSHGNGINTSADISTDNNETFASYSGNEVPFSPRGFSAVGPVGGGCGGRRLYGVSESDNISNGVSSSNGYASTTYDLAEADQICDLDKTISAGAVGGVASMAPNSNSEAMLHSMDDRRRMRQWMLDDDLADMPDRAAKEQQPQQNPDPRFGDVWKLEDE; this is encoded by the exons ATGGCCCCTGGAGCTAACAGTAATAACAACCATAATCGCCAGACGGGAACGAAACcgaaaacaaaatcatcaaagaaaaatGCTGTACCTCGAGAGGTAGTTGCCCCGACAAGACGAGATCTCCAGCAGCAACTAAAC GTTCTCGTCGATTGGGCTACGGTATCGGGTGTTACTGAAGCCGCTGTCAACAGTCAGCAACAGCCAGGGACAGGCGTTGGAGTTTCCAGCAGCCAACAGAACTTTCTACTCAAGCCTAGAAATAACCGTACTCCGGGCGAGGGAACGTGTTACGAAATTG ataacctTGCTCTGCAAGACAACAGTCGCTACATCCCGGTACGACCGATTGTCCGTCGGAATTTACTGAGTGAAAGTGCAGGGATCGAATCCGGCGAGCAGCACAATACCGCAGTCGGTGTAGTTATCCCAACCACTCCGAATTCTGCACTGCAAACTTTCCGCCTCAACGATCCCACAGGAGCTTCCAGTGGGGGCATTAATAATCTCATCAATAACACCGGCAGTCAGAAACACATTTTCAATCCCttccaacaacagcagcagcagcaacaacaactccACCAACAGCAACTGCGTGCGTCTCCGCTTAGCTCGCGTGTTCCAGACGGTGCATCTCAGAATCAACTCAATCTCAATAAAAACTCGaatcaacaacagcaacaattgcaacagcagcagcagcaacaacaactgtACGGAGTTGGTGCCATTGGTGGAGGGGGAGCCACTTCGAGGGTCAACTTTGAAGATAAACTGAATCAGATTCAGGAGTACATAAAGCTGACCACCAATTTGATCTCTTCGGTGCAAATAGATAAT AGTCTTTCACAGAGGAAGCAATCGCAGGAGGGAGGGAAGCAAAACAACACCGTTACCGGGATGGGTGATCAAAGTTGCTATTTCATGCCGATCAATTCCACTAGTTTAGAAAGTGTTCCCAACAGCGATTCTGAG CTCAACGGTCCACGACCGCAATCGGTTCAGAGCATTTGCACCAATAACTCCACGACCCCGGTGCAGACTCCATCCTACGACGAACTGCGTTATCGAGTAGAGGGTCAGAGTAAAAACATGCAAGCACTGAAAGAACAGCAAGCTCATCTACTGCGGTTGCAGCAAGCTGCCCGTCAGCAGCTACAGGAGATGGAAGCTATTCGCAATCAGACAGCGGCCAGTGCGGTGCCGTTGGAAAACTTCGAATCGGTAGAGCAGGTACAGGAAGGAATCAGTGGCGTTATGGAACGGATGCGTGTtctagctacattcattcaAAATCAGCAGGAGCTGGGTAATCTACTCGGTGGAGACAATGATGATGTGCTTAACGAACAGGTTATGCTGCAGCAAAAGTTCCAAGAGTTGCGCCATAAAAAGGCTCAAATGCATAATTTGGTATCCGAATTGCAAAACTTGAATGTTGAAGCGAGTAGACATTTCGAGACAGTAGCTCCGGCTGCGGGTGTCGAGCGGAATGTTCCGATCGAGCTGACAAATGCTCCGGCGCCGGCAGCCGATATGAAAAAGGCTACCAAAACTTTCAATCAAAACAATGTAGATCATACAATGTTGAATGGAACACGTGGTGGTTCTATAACACCGAAGGTTGAGAATATGATTAACAATACCGCAGAAGGTATCAAcgaggatgaggatgaggaaGAAGAGGCAGAAGCAATCGCTGGAACCGCCGATATGTTGAAtgaaaaaatcaacgaaatcaATGCCATGAAATCACAATTGCGACGTTTGAAGGAGATGATGGACACTGTGAAGTTGATCGAAATGAAAACCGGTGACTCTGCCAATGAAGAAGAAGATGTTCCCGAGGAGAATGATGACAACGCGGATACCGACGAAAACAGCCGTTCGCCAAGTGTTGCTAGCCAGATAAGCGATCAAGCGGGAGCCGCAGGAGGACCAACCGATAAACGTCGGGAGCAGCTGAATCAGCGAGTAGAAGCTTTACATGCCATGACACGTGATCTCAGAGAACAAGCAAAATCGATTGCCGCCGAAAGGGATGCTTTAAAAGTTTCTCGCTCGGAAATTCAAAAACGACGCAATAACGTAGCTGAACTTCAACATCAAGCCGAAACTCAAACCGCAGAAAAACTAACCAATCACGTGGCATCGCTCGTTTCTTCACTACCAGCAGGGCCAAAAGAGCGGGAACAGATGGCTTTGAAAGCTGAACTCGAACAAAAAAGACGCGAGCTGGAACGGATCGAAAAAATGACACATAACATTAAGAAAAATACTGAGCTCTCTCAGCGAAACACTGAAGTAGCACCGCCAAAAGTGTCATCGGTTTCCTCCGCAGGCTCGCTACAGTCTCCCAGCCATCCACCGGTGATTCCTCCTCCGCCGACGTCTTCCGCAGTTAACAACACAAGCGCCAGCAACGCCACGAATCACTCGAAAAACTCCGCTGACTCCGGTGTTACCGATATATTCGCTAACGCCCAGCTTGAGTCCGGTAGCTACCAGTCTAGTAGCACTCGCAGTTTAAACATGGTTCCACCAATGCCAGATATTTGCAATCGCGCCGATCGCTACCATCGTAAATCCGAGGAGGTCTCTGCGTCAGCAGCTCGAACTTCACCCTGGCCGGCTCATTTGTTCGGAGGAAGTGGCGGAGTTGGTCCGTCAAGCTCTAATACTGGACCACAAAGTCCTCATCCGTTCCCTCCGTTCGTTGGTTCGGATATTCAGGTAAGCTCTGCCTATCCGGCCTACAATGTTTATCCGAACTACTCAAATCTGCTACCCCCGCACACACCCAATTCGGCCCCACCACCACCGGATCCGTTGATGTTCCAGCACTTTATGCAAACTCAGCAAATGTTGATGAActtaataacacagtgcaaccaGCTGCTGTGGATCCAACAGCGGGAGATCAACAATCTGAACAATGCAGTACTGCTT CTCCAAGAACGTATTCTGGCCAATGGAAACACCAGTATTCTATTGAACGATATCCACGTCCCCGGTGCCGCTGCTCACATACGGGCTGAATCTACTCCGCCCAACAATTCGCTCAACTCCGCTGGTACACTTTCCGGTTCGGTCTACAGTCGAGCTCGCTCCGAGCAACCATCAATGAATCATCCGCAAACCCCTTCCTCACCATACCAAACACTCCCATCAAACACCCTTCAACATGCGTCGTACGGTGGCCTCGGTGGAAATTCCACTGGCCAATTTCATCCTTTCACCCCAACCACATCACACCAGTCTAACGCGCAGTTCTCGATTAATCAACAAATTCAGCGCAATAATACTAACATCTCAAACGCTAACGCTGCCGGTTCGGTCAATAGCAGCAGTAGTACCCAGCGCAACTATCGCAATCTCAGACACGTAAACATTAACACCGCTAACAATGCGATCTacgaacagcagcagcagcaacaacctCTGTATAGTCACCAGGTCTCTCTACAGCAGCACTCGAATAATTTTATGAACCTCAACAATCCGCTACAACAGACGGGAGCAGGGAACGACGACACGAATCTGCAGCAGCAGCATTATAACAATATTTCCGTGGCAGCCGGTGGTAGTGGCAACCTCGGCCCATCCAACATGATTAATAACTTGGCGAATGGTCCGACTACAACCATGCAAACGGGAGGAGCCCTACAACAGCCACCGCCTTGCCTGAACAATCTGAATAATAGCAGTAACAACAGTAACGCTTCCCAGCAAACGCAAGCACTTAATAACCAGGTCCTACCGGGAGTACGTGCCAATAATTATTGGGACAATTTTAGAAG TTACTCAAGACAAAATCTTCTGTCGAGCAATAGCTGCAAAAGTAACGAAGATTCCTGTACACCAAGCTCCGGCAGTTGCACCAACAACATCAACAACCAAATTCAGCGCAATAGTAACACaaacaactacaacaacaaTGCCGCCACCGGAAACACGTGCAGTTCCATTGGCCAGAACGCCAACAACAAGTATCCTTCGAACTTCAACCGCAACAATTCGCTTAGCAATGTCAACCAACAGGCGATATCCGATGTAGGTTCTAATCCGCACCAGCCAAACATGTCTCATCATCAACAAACACAACAGCACTACGCAGCTCTGCCATCATCACAACAGCAGCAGCTGCAGCAACAGCCtacccaacaacaacaacagcaccaAGATTCGGCATCTTTCCAACAGATACCACAAACGATGTTTCATCAACAGCAAgcacagcaacagcagcagcagcagcagcaacaacaacagcagcagcaatcgCAACAACATCAAAATCATCATACCCCTTTGAACCAATCAAATTCTTTAGATCTCAGTGAGCTGCAGTTCCACACCAATCCGATCAATCTGGGTCTGGCCAACAAGAGTAACCATCCGAAAGGTAGCGGTCATAAGAAGTATCCACTTTCGCTGCGTTCTTGCCGCGACGGTAGCAACTCCAGCGGTGAAGTGAGCTCTAACTTTTACGCCGTTGGTGCACATGCGGATATGATCAGTGATTTGAATTTGGCCACCGCTAGCAACTACCAGCACGATTCCAA ATCGTCCTCGAAATTGTTCGAAGCCTTGAAGGAGAATGTCTACCAGGAAGTTAAAAACCTCATCACCGCCAACGAATCTAGACCGCACTTCTTGATCCAACTGTTTCGAGAACTGCAGCTTATCTCATCGGATCCGCTGCGTCAACGGACGCTGCAGTCGATTCAGGACTTGTACAACCGTTACATCGAGACTACCCTACAACAGGAACAGCAGGAAGGTCACGTAAATAACATAGGCAGTAATAATTTGCTTTCTTCGGTAGCCGTACCGGCCTCGGTCAGCGGTACCGTTCAAAATGCAGAGAGTGTGGTAGGAGGACAGCAGCCAGTGGCTGCCGAGAATTTGGAGGTGGTAGAAATGGAAGTTTCTCAGAACTTTACCAACGCACGAAGTCAACAGCAACAACAGGTGGCAGCGGCGGTTTATCACTTTGTTCCTGCGGCGGAAAGCACTCCCAATGTAGCCAATGTCACAGCGTCCAGTTCCGGCACCAATGAGGGTATTCTCGGCAATGAGCTAGAGGCTGGCGAGCTAGGTGTTCCCAGCTCGGAAATAATCAGTATCATTATGGGTGACATCGTCTCGGTTATTAATTCGGTAGATTACATCAATGACTCGGTTCTATGCAAAATTGCCGGCGTAATTTGCAATCATGCAACGGGTGCCCCTAATGGGCTGTTCCAGAGTGCACAAGGACAGCAGCAGAAGACCCCGGAGCGGCTATTGGCCAATCCTATGCTCGGACCGTCGATGGCTGCCTTTCTAGCACAGAATGATGCTGACTTCATCAGCCGGGAGGATTTCCTTCGACATCTAGAGAGTTGGAACCGAACCGATAAAGACGAATTTATTTCGAATCTAGAGAATTTGCTGAATAACATTTTGTTGAGATCATCCGCCGCCGAGGGTGATGCAGCAATGGTCTCGTCTTCGAACATGAACGGTGACGAGGAAGGACAAATGAGAGCCCAAATGCAAcatcaacagcaacaacagcatcTTCATGACTCCTTGTCTAGTCACGGCAACGGCATTAACACGAGCGCGGACATCAGTACCGATAACAACGAAACGTTTGCCTCCTACTCTGGCAACGAGGTTCCGTTTTCTCCACGTGGATTTTCTGCCGTTGGTCCTGTTGGTGGGGGATGTGGCGGTCGAAGATTGTACGGTGTGTCCGAAAGTGATAACATTTCCAACGGAGTGAGCAGTTCCAACGGTTATGCTTCAACAACGTACG